Part of the Clostridium cylindrosporum DSM 605 genome is shown below.
TTTGGAGATGAAGTTTCATACATGGGATGTAGAACTAGAACTATCGCAAATAGAAATGGGGAAGAAGTTTCAGCAGGTAGGGGAAATGTGGCTCCTATAACTATTAATCTTCCAAGACTTGCTTTAAAAGCGGGAAAAAATAACATAAAAGGATTCTTTGATGAGTTAGATAATACACTAGACCTTTGTCACAGACAGCTTATACACAGATTTTCAGTTGTATGTGAGCTGAAGGTTAAGGACTTACCATTTTTAATGGGACAAAAACTTTATTTAGGATCAGATAGTCTTGAATTAGATGATTCAATAAAGGAAGCTATAAAAAATGGAACGCTAGGTATAGGATTTATAGGTCTTGCAGAAACTCTTACTGCACTTATAGGATCACATCATGGAGAAACTAAGGAAGCAAAGGATCTTGGATATGAAATAATTTCTCATATAAGAGAATTCTGTGATAAAGTAGGTGAAGAGGACGGATTAAACTTTGCTTGCTATGCAACACCAGCGGAGGGTACCGCAGGTAGATTTACTCCAAGGGATAGAGAAAAATTTGGAATAGTTAAGGGAGTTACAGATAAGGAGTATTATACTAACTCATATCATGTTCCAGTACAAAAAGAAATTAGCTTATTTGATAAGATGGAAATCGAAGGTAGATTCCATAGTCTATGTAATGGAGGACATATATCGTATGTAGAGCTTGATTCAAGCATAAATCAAAATCTTGATGCATTTGAAAAGATATTAAGATGGATGAATAAGTGTGATATAGGTTATGCTGGTATAAATTTCCCAATTGATGAGTGTAGAACATGTGGACATAGTGGAATAATAGAAGAAGATCTTTGTCCAGAATGTGGTAGTATAGATATAAGAAGAATTAGAAGAATTACAGGCTATCTTTCAACTGTAGATAGATTTAATGATGCAAAGAAGTCTGAACTTGATATGAGAGTTAAGCACGACAAATAAATTAACATAAAGGCCTATATGGAAACTCTATATAGGCCTTTTTTATAATAGAAATGTTAAATTAAGGTTAATTGTTCAATCAATTGTTAACTATCATATTCAATAATTATGATATAATTAAAAAGGGTGATAAAGTAATGAAGGTAAAATTAGCAGGAATAACAAAGGAAAGTTTAGTTGATGGACCTGGAATAAGATATGTGATTTTTTCGCAAGGATGTAATCATAACTGTAAGGGGTGTCATAACCCTAGCACCCATAGCTTTGACAAAGGGAAGGAATTTGACGTTGAAGAGATTTTGCAGGATATTTTAAATAGAAAGCATATTGATGGTGTTACATTTAGTGGTGGAGATCCTTTTTATCAGCCTGAGGAATTTGGATATATTGCCAAGAGGCTACGTGAAGAAAATATACATATAATTTCTTATACTGGGTTTAAATATGAAAATATATTAGATAATTATAAAATGAAAGAACTTTTAGAGAATGTGGACATTTTAATAGATGGCCCATTTATTGAAAATAAAAAGACTTTTAAAATGGCATTTAGAGGATCAGAAAATCAAAGAGCAATAGATGTTAAAAAAAGTCTTTTAGATGATAAAGTTATAACATTAGACTTATAAAAGGAGGGCTTATATTGAGTACATTCACCTTGAAAAAAGATGGGAGATTAGAATACTTTCAAAGCAATATGCTTATGCAAACTGGAGAGGTTAAGCACTTTTTTAGCACAAAAAATGGTGGTGTTAGTAAAGGTGAGTTTGAAAGCTTAAACCTTGGTGTATATACTAATGATTACAAGGAAAACATAGAGGAAAATTTTAATATTATTTGTTCATCACTTAATATGAATAAAAGCATAGCGTACCTTAATCAAGAACATGGTACAAAGGTTTATGTTGTAGATAAGGATAACTATGATGATATAGTAGGAAAAAAGGGAGATGCTATAATTACTTCACAAAAAAATATTCCTATTGGGGTTTTTACAGCGGATTGTGTACCTATTCTTTTATATGATAAGAAACAAAAGGTAGCTGCAGCTATTCATGCAGGATGGAGAGGGGTAGAAGGAAGAATACTTACTGAGACTCTAAATGTTATGAAATTTAAATTTCAATCTTGTGTAGAGGATGTAGTTTGTGCAATAGGACCGGCAATTGGTCCATGCTGTTTTGAGGTATCACGTGATGTAGCAGATAAGTTTACCTTTGTATTTACAGTAGATGACTCTATATATGTAGACCTATTAAAGGAAGTTTATAGTGAAGCAAAAGATTTAAATATTTTAGAAGAAAATATAGATGTTTTAGGAAAATGTACGGTATGCAGTGATAGTCTTTTTCATTCATATAGAAGAGAAAAGGGTAAAACAGGTAGAATAGGTTCATTTATAGAGATTATTTAGGGGGAATTTATCATGGCAAATGAAAAAATTTTAATAGTCGATGATGAGCTTCATATAATAGAACTTTTAAAATATAATCTTGAATCAAATGGTTATAAAGTTATATTTGCTCAAACTGGAAAGGAAGCAATTAAGTTAGCTACTGAAAAAAGACCAGACCTTATACTTTTAGATGTTATGCTTCCTGAAATGGATGGCTTTGATGTTTGTAAAAATATAAATAAGTCCAAGGAAACGGAAGGAATACCGATAATTATGCTAACAGCAAAGGGCGAGGAACTAGACAAAATACTAGGACTTGAGCTTGGTGCAGATGATTATATTACAAAGCCTTTTTCTGTTAGAGAACTAATTGCAAGGATAAAGGCTGTTTTAAGAAGAAATTTTAAAGAAGAAAATACTTCTCAGATTTTAAGTTTAGGTGACTTAATTGTTAATATGGATAAACATGAAGTTACTAAAAATGGAAGCAAGATAGACCTTACTCTCAAGGAATTTGAATTATTAAAGCTTTTAATTGTTAATAGAGGAAAAGTTCTAACAAGGGATTTTTTACTTGATAAGGTTTGGGGATATGAATATTATGGTGAAACTAGAACTGTGGATGTCCATATAAGACAC
Proteins encoded:
- the nrdG gene encoding anaerobic ribonucleoside-triphosphate reductase activating protein, which produces MKVKLAGITKESLVDGPGIRYVIFSQGCNHNCKGCHNPSTHSFDKGKEFDVEEILQDILNRKHIDGVTFSGGDPFYQPEEFGYIAKRLREENIHIISYTGFKYENILDNYKMKELLENVDILIDGPFIENKKTFKMAFRGSENQRAIDVKKSLLDDKVITLDL
- the pgeF gene encoding peptidoglycan editing factor PgeF → MSTFTLKKDGRLEYFQSNMLMQTGEVKHFFSTKNGGVSKGEFESLNLGVYTNDYKENIEENFNIICSSLNMNKSIAYLNQEHGTKVYVVDKDNYDDIVGKKGDAIITSQKNIPIGVFTADCVPILLYDKKQKVAAAIHAGWRGVEGRILTETLNVMKFKFQSCVEDVVCAIGPAIGPCCFEVSRDVADKFTFVFTVDDSIYVDLLKEVYSEAKDLNILEENIDVLGKCTVCSDSLFHSYRREKGKTGRIGSFIEII
- a CDS encoding response regulator transcription factor, whose translation is MANEKILIVDDELHIIELLKYNLESNGYKVIFAQTGKEAIKLATEKRPDLILLDVMLPEMDGFDVCKNINKSKETEGIPIIMLTAKGEELDKILGLELGADDYITKPFSVRELIARIKAVLRRNFKEENTSQILSLGDLIVNMDKHEVTKNGSKIDLTLKEFELLKLLIVNRGKVLTRDFLLDKVWGYEYYGETRTVDVHIRHLRQKVEDDDKNPKFIETVRGIGYKFTD